In Blastopirellula marina, the DNA window CTCCGACAATTGGCACTTCGGTTGCTAATTACAACGGCGAATCTCTCTCCTCCCCGGTTTGTTGAAAGATGCACCTATGGTTTGCAACGTTAACCACTTCTCGTGGCCGTCCACCAAGACTCCGACGCTGGTCGAAATCGAGTCTTTTTCGCGACCACTTCCTGTTCAGCCTCACCCCGACACCCCCTATGTCGTCGTGCTGTTGAAGATGTTAAGCGATACCGATAAGACGTCGGATGAAGATAACATTCGCCGATAATGAAGCGGCGAAGATTGATCCGGCTGAAATCTTGGCTTCAGCCGGATTCTGGGGCTAATCCGAGGACTTGAGCTCGCGCAAGTGAGCTTCTATGCACTCGGCCAATCGTGTGGGGTTATAGCCACCTTCCAGCAAACTCACGATTCGTCCATCGCACCAAGTGTCGGCGATTTCGTTGACCGTTTGGGTCATGGCTCCGAAATCGTCGGTCTCCAGCCCGAGATCCCCCACGGGATCCTCTTTGTGCGCGTCGAAGCCTGCGCTAATCAGTACCAATTCTGGTCGAACCTTGTCGGCAAAATCTTGTAATCGATGGGCGAATGTATTGAGGATCGTCTTGCGATCGGTTCCGTACTTGATTGGCAAATTCACGGTGTAACCGCGACCAGGCCCCTCACCTTGGGCATCACGATCGCCACTATCCGGATAAAAGGGATAGCGATGCATCGACAGAAACCCAACGTTTTCGCTTCGCCAAAAGATATCTTGGGTGCCGTTTCCATGATGCACGTCCCAATCAACGACCAAGACTCGCGCCAATTCCAGCTGTTCGATGGCCACCGCAGCAGCAACCGCGACGTTGTTGAATAGACAAAACCCCATAGCCTGATCACGAGTGGCATGATGACCTGGCGGGCGAGACAAACTGAACGCCCGCGTTGCCTGTCCCTGAATTACCCGCCGAGTCGCATCCACAGCGGCCCCAGCGGCCAATAATGCTGCTTTGAAGGAATCTGCGGAAGTAAATGTGTCCTCATCGATCTGCCCCCCACCATGGGAGGTCAGGTCACGAATATACCGAACCAGCCCAGGATCGTGGACGAGTTCCAACAGATCCTCGGTTGCGGGAGAGTACTCCGGATGCGACCACTCATCCCAGACGCCTTCACGATGAAGATGCTCTAAAGCACTCGTCAGCCGAATGGGGGCCTCGGGATGATGTGGGCCCGTAAGATGCTTCAAACAGCGGTCGTTGTAGTGAATGAGGTTCGACATGCGGCACGGCAGTCCTTCTTGGGGGCATGCACCAATTCGTTGACACAGCTTCGCAAGAGCAACTATTCTTAACCTTAGCGATCTTAGACGGTATGATTACATTACTCGTCGCTTGAGGGGAATTTCTCCCTTAGAATACATCCGGATTACGATCTCATCTCGTCCCACTGGCCCACTGTTCGTTCGGACACGCCTGGGCAAGTCTCAATGCATAGGAATTTTGTGGCATGAAATGGCTTACTTGCTGTACCCTCGCTTTGGCGATGATCGCCGTGGGAACTCAAGTCGCTCGGGCGCAAGACTACCGAGAGATTCCAGTTACGGCCACTGATATTGATCCGGATGCGACCGATCTGCAAGGCAAGCTGCGTTACCAGCAAGCTCGCGCCAACGTGATCGAGTACCTTCGCTCCAAGCCAATGGACGAACAGGGTCGACAGCTGATCCGCAAGTTCTTCCGAGACGCCTACCTGAAAAGCTGGACCAAGCGATCTAACTGGCAGCACGCCGGTGCGAATCGCCAAGAGTTTCTGCGACTTTACTACGGTTCGCTCAACTCGCAGCGTGATGCTCGCCAAATGCTCAATGAGATCATGCTGGAGTACATGCAAGAGTACATCAAGCCAGCTTATCATCCCGTGCTCCGCTACAACGCAGCGCTGCTGATCGGCGACCTGCGTTCGCAAGAAATGGATTCCATCAACCAATCGCCAGAAGTTCCGTTTCCTGACTCGTTGGCGGTCTTGCTAAGCATGATCGAAGACGAAAAGCAAAGCGATGCCGTGAAGGTCGCGGCTTGGGTTGGATTGCTCGAACAGTCGGAGCTGTACGGAGTGAATCTTGGCAGCATCCCTGCCGACGCTAAAACCAAGATTTTGACGTTGGTTATCAACACTCTGAAACAGAAAGATGTTCCGGAAGGGCATAGCGAAGACGCCCATGTCTGGATTCGTAAGCGGGCGATCGACATCGCGTCGGTGATTGGCAATGCCGGTCGAGACGGTTCGCTCGCGGCGGCTTTGGACACGATCATTCTCGATACCGATCTTCCGATCGATATGCGTTGTTCCGCCATCGCAGCGAAGGGAAATCTGGCATTCGACCAAGCAACGGCCAGCAACATGGACGTTGTTCGTCAATCGACCGATATCGGCAAGATTGCGTTGGAAGCAGTCGCTGCGGACGTCACGTGGTTCGATGAATCACTGAAGCAATACCAGAAGCAAATGTTCGGACCTGGTGGCGGTGGTTACGGGGGCGGCTATGGCGGCGAGTACGGCGCAGGTGGCGGCTACCCCGGCGGCTACGGCGGTGAAGCTGGTGGCAGTGGCTATATGCCAACGCCAACTTCTTCTTCCTCGTCCCGCTCGAGTTCCAGCCGCAGCCGTCGTGGCCGAAGTAGTCGTCGTGGCAGTTCGGGTGGCTACGACATGTATGAAGACGCCGGCATGGAAATGGACATGGCCCCAGAGATCATTCGTGACCCGGTTTTGGTCCGTTTGGAAAATAACTATCGTCGCCGCGTGAAGACTCACCTCGATTTCGCAAAGCAGGGCCTCGCCGGTCAGCTAACCCAAGTCCCAGACGATCCAGGCGCGATCAAGCAGGGCCTGATTCAGTACGCTAAGAACGCGGAAGATCGTCAGGCAATCGCGAACTTGACTAAGTCGATGATCGCTATGCTCAACGCGGTTGACGACAAGGAATCGGAAGAAAAGGATCTGCTCAAGGCATCCAAGACTAAACTGGAAGCCATGACCACAGCCGCTCAGAAGCTTGCCGCAAAGGCCGCCGTGGAAATCGAAGTTCCTGATGCAATCAACGAAACTCCAGACGACGAGCCAGGTGCAATGCCCGTAGGCCCAATGCGTCGTGGAGCGGTTCCAGCCGACATGCCAGGTGGCGGTGGTCCTCCGGCCGACGCCCCAGGCGGAATGCCTGCTGACAATCCTGGCGGTGCTCCGCCAGCGGATCAACCAGGTGGCACACCAATCGATGGCCCGGGAGCGACTCCCCCAGCCGCCAGGCCGCCAGCCGCAGGACCAGCTGCTGGCCAAGGAGGACCGATGCCAATGCCTATGCCACAACCAGGTGGCGCCGGTGGAGCACCTCCGATGACGGATGGTCCTATTCCTGATTCTCCGTAGGCTCGTAGCTTTCCTTCAGCCGGAATGATCTTGTCTTAGCGGTCGCTGCCAGCTAAAAGCGACCGCATGTTGACTCATGATGCCCGCGTCCAATCTGCAACTGCGCTGCTAGCATGCCTCATCCTGCTCGTTGCAGGGACTGCAGGCTGCCGTACGGTCGTTGATGCGCCTCGGGAGCTCGCCGAGCTAACTAACACGGAATCATCGGATAGACAATCGCAAGCCGAGCCTGTATCCGTTGAGCGAGCTCCGGCAACTCAGCACGATATCAAATCGGCTGAAGAAGCCCTTTCTTCGACGGTCGTCCAGCACGAGCAGGACGCGATTCGCCCCAAACGAGTTGACTCGCGTGGCTGGTTTCTCGATAGCAGTGTGCCGCTATATCTGGCCTATCATCTAGGCAAGCCGCGTTGGCATCACCGAGCACTAGAGAACCTTCTTGACCAGCCCGTTTCCACCAACGATATCCTTGCCGCCGGTGCCCAATCGGAAGATTTAGAAATCAGGGCAACCGCACTGATTGGTCTGGCAAGGACCGGTGAAGTTGGCCAAGACGGTGAAATAGCACAGCTCATCCGCAACCCAAAGCTGAACGCCACCACGAAAGGCGCGTTGCTCGAAGCTATTGCCAATGTAGAGCTGGTCAATGAACTTTTCGAAGAGCGTGACAATCTGATCGAAAAGACCTCCGCGAAGGACAAGTTCTCCGAACGACAATTACGAGAACAGTTCTGGTTCGAGCTCGCTTCGACTGTTCCCAGTGTGCGTAGCGACGAACGTTTCACCAAGAATTTCCTCGATCACCCTCCGGAGACCCAGCAAACGATTCTCGACTTAATGCTCAGCGATACGACCTGCGGCGTTCCTGATAGTATCACAAACCGTTTCAACCACCTGACACCTGTTGTGATGCGACGAATTGATCTGTGGCATGGCTATTTGCGGACGGTAGCCCCGATTGATGTCTTGGCCGAATCCGTTCGCTCTGCTGACTTCACAACGCGGGAGAGCGCGACCATCGGGCTCGGCCGAGAGGGTTCTCGTTCTGCGGAAGCTTTACTTCTAAATATCTCTGAAAACGATGCCACACTCACGCAAGTCGCAGCGGTGATTGCCTGGGGATTGATGCCTCGTCATGAAGAATGGCCCCGCCTGGTTGAATCCAAATCGTGGCGTGTTCGCTTAGCAGCGGCCCAGTGGATTCCACTCACCTCCCGCAACTTGGCATCGGTCAAGAAGCTGGAAAAAGATTCCAGTCACCTTGTACGCCGGGCAATCCTGGACCGTACATCCACTCCTGCAGAACAACCTAGCGAGCGTAAACCGGCCGAACAGCCACATTTACCCAAACAAGAAAAGGTCGTACTGACATCGGACGAGGTCGTCGCCCTGCTCGACCAGATCGATCAGGCTGAACACGCTGCCGAACCGGCGGATCGTACTCAAGCTCGCCAACAATTGTTGCTTTCTCCGGCGAAAGTACTGGCCGCTGTCGATCAGGTTGCCAAACCACTTTCCAGCTACGAAAACAATTTCCTCTTCGACGTCCTCTTGCCTCAATGCGATCCATCTTTTCAGCGACTGCAGGAAGCAACGACCGGCAGTTCGCACATGACCATGATCGCACTTCGCGAGCTTCAACGCCGGAGCGAACAAGCTCCCCTGCCAGAGCTAGTAATCTGGCGTTTGGGCCAACATTGCGAAAGGTTCACCCCGCTCGACTGGCAATCGTTGATGGCGACGATCGAAAACGATAGTCGCCCCGCCACAGAGCCCCTTGTTCGGAGAGCCCTGGGACATGGAGATCCGATGGTTCGCGCTCGGGCTTGCGACCATGTCCGCCAGTTCCCACTGCCCGACGTTATCTCGCCGTTGGAAGACAGCCTGGAACATGAATCGACGGATGTTCGTGCTGCAGCGACAAAGGCCCTTGCTAAAATCGACGGCCCCAATCATCGCGAGACTTTCGTCAAACTTTTGCTCGATCGTGAGGTCGATGTTCAGTTGGCCGCCGCCAAAGCACTCGACGCGATCGACGACCAACGTGGCATTCAACACATCTATCGCATGACCTATGCATCTTCGCGTGATACGCGTTTAAAGGGAACGCATGCAATCACGGCGAGGGAAAACACCTCTGATATTCCAGAACTGATGCGTCTGCTGGACGATGAGACTTCCATCCGCTTGGCCGCAATTGAAGGTTTGTGCACAATTGTCCCGTTAGAAAGCAATCCTCCTCCCAAAAACGACGCCATGCCGGTGGATGCCCAATGTGCCGCGTGGAAAAACTGGTTCGACCGTCAGTCGCCGCAGCGGTAAACCCGATTCCGCTTGGTTCTGCCCTGCCCTCTCAACCTAGAATGGGGCAGCGCGTTATAATTCTTTTGGCAGGGAGCACCCCACATGTTACGCTCCCCAAACGAGTTACGTGGCACAAGCGATTATCCTTGAATCTGCCGCCCCGGACGAAATGGACGGAGACATGGCCCCGACCCCAAGCATCAAGCTCAGCTTCCCTGAAAAGGACATCGCCCAATTAACGTTCGATCTGCCGGACAAGGGCGCGAACATTCTCAGCCACCCAGTGATGGAGGAGCTTGCGAACCATCTCGACACGCTTTCCCAGCGAGACGACATTGTCGGCGTGATCCTCGATTCCGCGAAGCCCACGATCTTCATCGCAGGCGCTGATATCAATGAATTCGCCGCATCGATGGAAGTCGATACTAAGCGAACTTACGAAATGTCGCGTTGGGGCCAGAAACTTTTCGGCCGTTTGCACGAAAACAATTGGATCACCGTCGCCGCGATCAACGGCACCTGTGTCGGAGGTGGAACGGAGCTCGCCCTGGGCTGCGATCGGCGGATCGTCACGACGAACGAAAAGACTGAAGTTGGCCTACCTGAGGTGAAACTTGGAATCTATCCCGGATGGGGTGGTACGGTTCGCCTCTCGCGTCTGGTCGGTCTGGGCAATGCAGTCAAGATGATTACTTCCGGCGAAAGTGTCTCCCCGGAGAAAGCGCTCGAACTCGGTTTTGCCGACGATCTCGTCTCGCCGGACGCACTGTTGCCCGCGGCGATCAACCTCATTCGCGAGGAACAGGAAACGAAACAGTACCTTGCCGATCGGGAACAATGTTTGAAGCCAATCACGATCAGCGATACCGAACTCGGCTTTCTCGGAGCGACCGCTTCGGCATACATCCAACAGCAAACCAAGGGACAATATCCTGCTCCACTGGCAGCCCTCGAGACGCTTCTGGGTGGCGCGATGGTCGATGCCCAGCAGGCGTTGGAAATCGAAGCCCAGGGAATGGCCAATCTATTTGGCACGCCCGTCAACGCCGCACTGATCAACGTCTTTTTGCTGACCGATCGCAACAAGAAAGATAGCGGCGTTGAAGGGGACGGACCCAAACCACGCAAGCTTCAATCGGCCAGTGTGATCGGGGCAGGCATCATGGGCAGTGGGATTGCCGCGGCCAACTTAAAGCGAGGTCTTTCGGTTAAGCTGAATGACGCGAACCCTGAAGCTCTCGAACGTGGTTCAAAAGCGGTCTTGGACGAAGTCTCTTACGACAAGACAACCCGCAGCAAGAATGTCGAACGGGCGATTGAGTTCGCAGGGCATCTGCGAACCACCACCAACGGTGATGAACTTCTCGATACCGATATCATCATTGAAGCGGTCGTCGAGAATCTCGAACTTAAGCGGAAGATTTTCTCCTCCCTAGAAGAGAAGCTGCCAGAAGACACCATCCTGGCCAGCAACACGTCGACGCTGCCAATCACTAAATTGGCGGAAAATCTGAAACATCCCGAACGCTTCGTCGGTATTCACTTCTTCAATCCCGTGCGAATGATGAAGCTGGTCGAAGTGATTCGCGGCGAGAAAACCTCCGACGAAACAGCCGCAACGGCGGTTGCTTATGCCAAGGGGCTCGGCAAGTTCCCGATCGTGGTAAACGATGGACCTGGCTTCTTGGTCAACCGCTTGCTCTTTCCCTACATGAATGAAGCGACCCAACTGCTGCAAGATGGGGTCGACATGAAGCGAATCGATCGGATCGCCAAGAAGTTTGGCATGCCGATGGGGCCGATCGCGCTGTACGACATGGTTGGCATCGACACCTCGTTTTATGCCGGTCGAACGATGTACGACGCGTTCCCCTCCCGGACGCTTGTTTCCCCGATTTTGCCAGCTTTGATCAAACGAGAAATGCTCGGCAAAAAGAAGGGCGTCGGCTTCTTCAATTACCAAAACAAAAAAGGCAAACCTGAAGTCAACGCCGATACGGTCGAGTTGATTCAAAAGTATGTCGATGTCCCAGATCGCGAAATCACCGACGCGGAAATTGAGCATCGCTTGATCTTACCAATGCTGCTCGAAGCAACGCGGGCACTGACGGAGGGCGTGGTGCGTGATCCGCGCGATGTCGACCTTGGCTTGATCTTTGGCATCGGCTTCCCACCGTTCAAAGGTGGGCTGCTCTTCTGGGCGGACACGATTGGTGCGAAGGCATTGGTCGAATGGCTCAAGCCGTTGGAAGAACTGGGGCAACGGTTCGTTCCGACGGAGATGCTATTGGAAATGGCCAAACAGGACAGCAAGTTTTACGATCTCACTTCGGCCTAGTTTTCTTCGCGGCGATCTCCCTGCGAGATCAAGTGTGAAAACGAAGTCGAAGCCTCCATAGAGAAGGACTCACCATGAATCAGGCGGTAATCATTGACTGTGTGCGAACGCCCATCGGTCGAGCCCATCCTGAACGCGGCTACTACCGAGACGTGCGAAGCGACGACTTGGCGGTTCACTGCGTCGAAGCTTTGCTCAAGCGGACGGGAATCGATCCGGCCGAGATCGAAGACGTGCTGTTCGGCAATACGCAGCAAACGCTCGAGCAAGGTTTGAACGTGGCACGCATTATCGGTCTCACCTCGGGTGTTGCGGCCACAGCTGGCGGGACGACCATCAACCGGCTATGCGGAAGCAGCCTCCAAGCGGTCAACCAAGCCGCGCACAGCATCATCGCCGGGGGCGAAGATATTCAGATTGTCGGTGGCCTCGAGCACATGACCCACGTGCCGATGGATCATGCCCTTAATATCAACCCGAAGCTGTACCACCACACTTCGGAAGCCGCCCTTCACATGGGTATCACCGCGGAATTCCTCGCCCAAACGCAAGGAATTTCTAGGGAAGACCAAGACAAGTTCGCCCTGGCCAGTCATCAGAAGGCGAGCGCCGCATTCGACTCCGGGAAGTTCCAAAACGAAGTCGTTCCTACGCATGGCCGCGATGAAGATGGCGCGCGAAAGCTCCTTACTCGTGATCAGTGCGTTCGTGAGGATACCAGCCTCGAAGCACTCTCCGCGTTGAAGCCCGTGTTTATGCCAGATGGGGGAACGGTCACCGCAGGCAACGCTTCCCCCATCAACGATGGTGCCTGTGCCATGCTGATCATGTCGGAAGCTTCTGCTAAGCGGCTTGGCCTAAAACCTATGGCCAAAGTGGTCGCCACGGCTGTGGCTGGCGTTGATCCTTCGGTCATGGGAACAGGTCCGATCCCGGCAACCAAGAAAGCCCTCAAACGTGCGGGAATGACGATCGATCAGATGGATCTCGTCGAGCTCAATGAAGCATTCGCTTCCCAATCGTTAGCGTGCATTCGTGGGCTCGGCCTCGACGAAGAAAAGGTCAATGTCCACGGTGGTGCCATCGCGATCGGACACCCGCTGGGTTGCTCAGGGGCACGGATCAGCACGACCCTTTTGCACGCAATGAAGGACCGAAACGCCAAATTTGGCCTTGCTACGATGTGTATTGGTGTCGGACAAGGTATCGCTACGATTTTCGAGCGGATCGACTAAAAGCTCGGAGCTCTCGGATGGAAACGGGACAACGCCCCGACCTGCATGACTCAATTGCGGGTCTATTTGTCGAACGAGTCGAAGCGAGCCTCGGCGAGGTCGCACTCTGGACGCGGCCCTCTACGGAGGACGCCCACTTTCAAGCGACTACCTGGGAAGAATTGCTGCGAGAAGTCTGGCATTCGGTCGTTGTACTCGAGCAAGTCGGTGTAAGACCAACAAATCGCGTTGCTCACTATGCTGAGAATTCCCAAAATTGGATCGTCGTCGACTTGGCTCTCCACTTACTCGGTGCCTGGCATGTACCGATCGGGCTACATGGTTCGCAGGAGTTGCAAGACGCGATCCATAACCATTGCCAGCCAGACTTCTCGATCTATGCAGAAGAACATCAACATAATTCTCAGCGTTGGATGATTCACTCGGGCGATACTAGCCAAGAGGCCCCCGGTCTGGCATTGGACGATCTCATTGCTCAGATTCCGGCAGCGTCAACTAACGACATGTTGGCAAACTTGCGTCAACGATGGCAGCAACTTGATCCTGATTCCGTCTGCTCACTCGTCTACACTTCGGGTACGACGGGCGGACCGAAGGGTGTGATGATCACGCATCGGAACTTGGCGTCCAATGCGATGGCCTTAGTTAAAACATATGAGGAAAAGCCTGCCGATCGTCGTCTTTCGTTTCTACCGTTCAGTCATTTGTTCGCCAGAACCTGCGATGTGTATACCTGGATCGCGCGCGGATCACAGCTGGCTCTCGCTGCTTCCCGCGAGACAATCCTAGCCGATTGCCAAGCGATCCAACCGACACTGATCAACGGTGTCCCGTACTTCTACCAAAAGGTGGTCGAAGGATTACAGCGAAATGGAAAGCTGCAATCGCCTGGCTCGCTTAAGTCAGCGCTCGGCGGCGCAATCCGCATGTGCACCAGTGGCGGTGCTCCTCTTCCCCAATTCGTGATCGAAGCGTTCGAGCGACAGCGAATTCTCCTTTGTGAAGGGTATGGCTTAACGGAAACCTCACCTGTCATCACTGTTTCGACCGAGGAAGCCAATCGCCCAGGCAGCGTGGGCAAGCCACTCCCCGGTGTCGAAATTCGTACCACCCAAGCCGGCGAGATTGAAACGCGTGGACCGCATGTGATGGCGGGCTATTATCAGGATGACGAAGCCACGCGGCAAATCATGGACGATGGTTGGCTACGTACCGGCGATCTGGGCCTGATCGATCATGATGGATTCCTGTGGATCACAGGACGCAAGAAGGAGATTCTCGTTCTCTCAACCGGACGCAATGTAAGCCCAGGCGCGCTCGAGGTCGCGATTAGCAGCCACCCCCTGGTCGCCCAGGTTGTGGTTTGCGGCGAAGGGCGAAAATGCCTGTCTGCTTTGATGGTTCCTGATCCCGATGAACTTCGTCGCCGAATCCAAGAGTCCAAACTGTGGGTATTTTCCAAGCAGCAAGCCCTGAGACACCCGACCGTGCGGCAATGGTTTCGTGAAGCACTCGAGTGTCAATTAGCCAATCGAGCCGACTACGAACAAGTCGGGCCGTTTACGATTCTCGGGCAAAGTTTCACGCCCGATAGCGGCGAAATGACGGCCAAACTGAGCCTTCGCCGCGACGCGATACTGAAAAATTACCACGACACAATCGAGCAAATGTACCGTGGCAAGGAAGTGTCGTCGTCGTGGTGGCGATCTCTGATGCCGTAAACTTAATTAGCGAATTAAGTTATCGCAAAATGCCACTTTCCACATAGGGGCCGAAGTGGAATAGTAAGGTAGAATTCAGTTGCCTGGAAGCATCGCTAATGGGGGCATGTATCTCATTAAGCAACCTTTTCACCCCCTGGCAGGAGCAGCAACGATGAGAAGTGACACATCAGATCAGATTCCCTCGGAAAACAAGCCCGAGGAGCAAAAGGAAACGTCCTTCGCTGAAACCGCGCTAACACTCGGCGGTAAAAGTGCCGATGAAGCACGCCGCACCGGGGCGATCGACACGGCTGACGATCAAGTCGAAAAGTTGTTTCAGCCGCAATATCAGACAGCCAACAGCCCGGCGCATCGCGCGGTCTGGGATCGTGGTATCCCGGTCGAATTGTTCGAGTCGGCTCCCCAGAGTACACCGCCCGAAATTCGTCAGGTGATGGACGATAGCCTCGAAGTCGTTCGTGGATTCAAAAAAGATAAAGCAGTCACCGACGACAAGGGGAAGATTCGTGACGAAGTCTTAAACTCCCTGGGAGAAACCGGCTATTGGGGGCTGCTTGTCGACAAAAAGTATGGTGGCAGCGGCACGCCGTTTCGGTCGTTCGCTCCATTCCTCACCGAAATGGCGATGGTTGACCCGACCCTAGCCGGTCTTGCTTCCGTCCACGGCTGTATCGGTGCGGTCGACCCTGTGAGCACGTTCGGCAACGACGAGCAAAAAGAACGTTACCTACCGAAGCTCGCCAGTGGCGAACGACTCTCGGCATTTGCCTTAACCGAGCCATGTGCTGGCTCCGACCTCACGGCGTTACGGACCACAGCGAAGCTTGATGGCGACCACTACGTCCTCAATGGGGAAAAGTTGTTCATCACCAACGTTGTGCCCGGTAGGACGATCGGTGTGGTCTGCTTGATCGACGAG includes these proteins:
- a CDS encoding histone deacetylase, with translation MSNLIHYNDRCLKHLTGPHHPEAPIRLTSALEHLHREGVWDEWSHPEYSPATEDLLELVHDPGLVRYIRDLTSHGGGQIDEDTFTSADSFKAALLAAGAAVDATRRVIQGQATRAFSLSRPPGHHATRDQAMGFCLFNNVAVAAAVAIEQLELARVLVVDWDVHHGNGTQDIFWRSENVGFLSMHRYPFYPDSGDRDAQGEGPGRGYTVNLPIKYGTDRKTILNTFAHRLQDFADKVRPELVLISAGFDAHKEDPVGDLGLETDDFGAMTQTVNEIADTWCDGRIVSLLEGGYNPTRLAECIEAHLRELKSSD
- a CDS encoding 3-hydroxyacyl-CoA dehydrogenase NAD-binding domain-containing protein, producing MAQAIILESAAPDEMDGDMAPTPSIKLSFPEKDIAQLTFDLPDKGANILSHPVMEELANHLDTLSQRDDIVGVILDSAKPTIFIAGADINEFAASMEVDTKRTYEMSRWGQKLFGRLHENNWITVAAINGTCVGGGTELALGCDRRIVTTNEKTEVGLPEVKLGIYPGWGGTVRLSRLVGLGNAVKMITSGESVSPEKALELGFADDLVSPDALLPAAINLIREEQETKQYLADREQCLKPITISDTELGFLGATASAYIQQQTKGQYPAPLAALETLLGGAMVDAQQALEIEAQGMANLFGTPVNAALINVFLLTDRNKKDSGVEGDGPKPRKLQSASVIGAGIMGSGIAAANLKRGLSVKLNDANPEALERGSKAVLDEVSYDKTTRSKNVERAIEFAGHLRTTTNGDELLDTDIIIEAVVENLELKRKIFSSLEEKLPEDTILASNTSTLPITKLAENLKHPERFVGIHFFNPVRMMKLVEVIRGEKTSDETAATAVAYAKGLGKFPIVVNDGPGFLVNRLLFPYMNEATQLLQDGVDMKRIDRIAKKFGMPMGPIALYDMVGIDTSFYAGRTMYDAFPSRTLVSPILPALIKREMLGKKKGVGFFNYQNKKGKPEVNADTVELIQKYVDVPDREITDAEIEHRLILPMLLEATRALTEGVVRDPRDVDLGLIFGIGFPPFKGGLLFWADTIGAKALVEWLKPLEELGQRFVPTEMLLEMAKQDSKFYDLTSA
- a CDS encoding HEAT repeat domain-containing protein, giving the protein MLTHDARVQSATALLACLILLVAGTAGCRTVVDAPRELAELTNTESSDRQSQAEPVSVERAPATQHDIKSAEEALSSTVVQHEQDAIRPKRVDSRGWFLDSSVPLYLAYHLGKPRWHHRALENLLDQPVSTNDILAAGAQSEDLEIRATALIGLARTGEVGQDGEIAQLIRNPKLNATTKGALLEAIANVELVNELFEERDNLIEKTSAKDKFSERQLREQFWFELASTVPSVRSDERFTKNFLDHPPETQQTILDLMLSDTTCGVPDSITNRFNHLTPVVMRRIDLWHGYLRTVAPIDVLAESVRSADFTTRESATIGLGREGSRSAEALLLNISENDATLTQVAAVIAWGLMPRHEEWPRLVESKSWRVRLAAAQWIPLTSRNLASVKKLEKDSSHLVRRAILDRTSTPAEQPSERKPAEQPHLPKQEKVVLTSDEVVALLDQIDQAEHAAEPADRTQARQQLLLSPAKVLAAVDQVAKPLSSYENNFLFDVLLPQCDPSFQRLQEATTGSSHMTMIALRELQRRSEQAPLPELVIWRLGQHCERFTPLDWQSLMATIENDSRPATEPLVRRALGHGDPMVRARACDHVRQFPLPDVISPLEDSLEHESTDVRAAATKALAKIDGPNHRETFVKLLLDREVDVQLAAAKALDAIDDQRGIQHIYRMTYASSRDTRLKGTHAITARENTSDIPELMRLLDDETSIRLAAIEGLCTIVPLESNPPPKNDAMPVDAQCAAWKNWFDRQSPQR
- a CDS encoding AMP-dependent synthetase/ligase; translated protein: METGQRPDLHDSIAGLFVERVEASLGEVALWTRPSTEDAHFQATTWEELLREVWHSVVVLEQVGVRPTNRVAHYAENSQNWIVVDLALHLLGAWHVPIGLHGSQELQDAIHNHCQPDFSIYAEEHQHNSQRWMIHSGDTSQEAPGLALDDLIAQIPAASTNDMLANLRQRWQQLDPDSVCSLVYTSGTTGGPKGVMITHRNLASNAMALVKTYEEKPADRRLSFLPFSHLFARTCDVYTWIARGSQLALAASRETILADCQAIQPTLINGVPYFYQKVVEGLQRNGKLQSPGSLKSALGGAIRMCTSGGAPLPQFVIEAFERQRILLCEGYGLTETSPVITVSTEEANRPGSVGKPLPGVEIRTTQAGEIETRGPHVMAGYYQDDEATRQIMDDGWLRTGDLGLIDHDGFLWITGRKKEILVLSTGRNVSPGALEVAISSHPLVAQVVVCGEGRKCLSALMVPDPDELRRRIQESKLWVFSKQQALRHPTVRQWFREALECQLANRADYEQVGPFTILGQSFTPDSGEMTAKLSLRRDAILKNYHDTIEQMYRGKEVSSSWWRSLMP
- the fadA gene encoding acetyl-CoA C-acyltransferase FadA; the encoded protein is MNQAVIIDCVRTPIGRAHPERGYYRDVRSDDLAVHCVEALLKRTGIDPAEIEDVLFGNTQQTLEQGLNVARIIGLTSGVAATAGGTTINRLCGSSLQAVNQAAHSIIAGGEDIQIVGGLEHMTHVPMDHALNINPKLYHHTSEAALHMGITAEFLAQTQGISREDQDKFALASHQKASAAFDSGKFQNEVVPTHGRDEDGARKLLTRDQCVREDTSLEALSALKPVFMPDGGTVTAGNASPINDGACAMLIMSEASAKRLGLKPMAKVVATAVAGVDPSVMGTGPIPATKKALKRAGMTIDQMDLVELNEAFASQSLACIRGLGLDEEKVNVHGGAIAIGHPLGCSGARISTTLLHAMKDRNAKFGLATMCIGVGQGIATIFERID